The nucleotide sequence TGTCCTATGCATCTATAGAATAGGAGGATGGTCACCATCGTACTCAGAGTACATCGGTAAGTCTCTTTCTTTGCCGGAGAGGGATAAGTACGCCTTTCTGCGTAGTGGGAAGGCATTCTTCTCGATTGAGCAGGAGGCGACTGTAGTTCGCCTCATTGACGACGCGGCCCGATCCATCTCATCTGAGCCGGCTAGGTGGACATACAGTGATCTCGCTGACGTGGGAATGCTCGTCTGTGCATTCCAGTTTGGAATGCGACCGATCCAAATTGCACGCCTAAAAATCGAGGGTGTCCGCCATCGTATCCTGACATCAGATGGATCCCCTGCCGTTCACCTTGCCTTCCCGATGGTGAAGCAGCGACGCGGAACCCAGGCGATTCCATTGATACGAAGGGTCAAGCCGGAGTGGGCTTCGGTTTTTGCCGAGCTTCTCGATCGCGCGGTCAAAGCTGGGTCGCCTGGTGCCTCGAGGATCTTCGCTGTGTCATCCGCGAATGAGGCGGGAACGCGTATTTCGAGCGTCGTAAGAGACCTCCTTCATGATGACGTGGTTTCGACGAAGACCTTCCGTCATTCAGCCGCACAGAGGATGGTAGATGCCGGCGCGAGCCACGAAGAGCTTGCCGAATTCCTTGGTCATGCAGATATAACAAGCGGACTCATCTACTACCAAACATCCAGCAGCCAGGCCGAGAGAATTAATCGCGCGTTCGGCATTTCTGAGATCTACTCGAACCTTGCGAAGGTAGCGCACGATCGATTCATCACGGAAGAGGACCTTGCCGAGCTCAAAGGCGACTACCAGATCGGTGCGGTTCCCCATGGAATACCCATCACGGGCATTGGCGGATGTAGCTCTGGTCAGCCAGCATGTCCCTA is from Elusimicrobiota bacterium and encodes:
- a CDS encoding tyrosine-type recombinase/integrase; amino-acid sequence: MLTQLILEPEHELRIAREVVAHLPSLPSVIKYFDEFSECHRSVVGVSNAPAIDLHYGGRVYAVRFDEFSPSLATVLKHALVELFRREVNAFAIVNRIMGTRNLSGSDMTSVVLSSPETILPLWIEIVSKSRAPYSLLVIKDILRVLCIYRIGGWSPSYSEYIGKSLSLPERDKYAFLRSGKAFFSIEQEATVVRLIDDAARSISSEPARWTYSDLADVGMLVCAFQFGMRPIQIARLKIEGVRHRILTSDGSPAVHLAFPMVKQRRGTQAIPLIRRVKPEWASVFAELLDRAVKAGSPGASRIFAVSSANEAGTRISSVVRDLLHDDVVSTKTFRHSAAQRMVDAGASHEELAEFLGHADITSGLIYYQTSSSQAERINRAFGISEIYSNLAKVAHDRFITEEDLAELKGDYQIGAVPHGIPITGIGGCSSGQPACPYNPVLSCYGCRRFMPLQNASVHRQVLADLRKVVGFFGTSGREEGSTPAFLQLQRTITNVQSIVGELEGEWHE